One Methylobacterium oryzae DNA window includes the following coding sequences:
- the glmU gene encoding bifunctional UDP-N-acetylglucosamine diphosphorylase/glucosamine-1-phosphate N-acetyltransferase GlmU, whose translation MTPTGTPSRSLTAIVLAAGKGTRMRSDLPKVLHRIAGRSMLGHVLAAVQAAGAGRITVVAEPGRDDVAAEIARAAPGARVFPQAERLGTAHAVLAAREILTDPDDDVVIAFGDTPLVSADTFLRLRAPLADGAAVAVLAFETATPSGYGRVLTEGDRVLAIREEKDASAAERAVTLCNAGLMALAGRHALALLTRIGNDNAAGEYYLPDAVALAVADGLPVTVVPVDEAEAQGVNDRVQLSVAEAAIQAQLRRSAMLGGATLIAPETVFLSHDTVLGRDVIVEPNVVFGPGVRVAEGCTVRAFAHLTETSLEAGVKIGPFVRLRGHAVLEAGAELGNFVELKNARMGAGAKAAHLTYLGDAEVGAKANIGAGTITCNYDGVLKHRTTIGAGAFIGSNSALVAPVSVGEGAYVASGSVITDDVPADAMAVARGRQAVKPGWAGEKRAALQAEKARRGKA comes from the coding sequence ATGACCCCGACCGGAACGCCCTCGCGCAGCCTCACCGCCATCGTGCTCGCGGCCGGGAAGGGCACGCGGATGCGCTCGGACCTGCCGAAAGTGCTGCACCGGATCGCCGGGCGCAGCATGCTCGGCCACGTCCTGGCCGCCGTCCAGGCGGCGGGCGCGGGCCGGATCACCGTGGTGGCCGAGCCCGGCCGCGACGACGTCGCCGCCGAGATCGCGCGGGCGGCCCCCGGCGCCCGGGTCTTCCCGCAGGCCGAGCGCCTCGGCACCGCCCATGCGGTCCTGGCGGCCCGGGAGATCCTGACCGACCCCGACGACGACGTGGTGATCGCCTTCGGCGACACGCCGCTCGTCTCGGCCGACACCTTCCTGCGTCTCCGCGCGCCCCTGGCCGACGGCGCCGCGGTGGCCGTGCTGGCCTTCGAGACGGCGACACCCTCCGGCTACGGGCGGGTGCTGACCGAGGGCGACCGCGTGCTCGCCATCCGCGAGGAGAAGGACGCGAGCGCGGCCGAGCGGGCCGTGACCCTGTGCAATGCCGGGCTGATGGCGCTCGCCGGACGGCACGCCCTGGCCCTGCTCACCCGCATCGGCAACGACAACGCCGCCGGCGAGTACTACCTGCCCGACGCGGTCGCGCTCGCGGTCGCCGACGGGCTGCCCGTCACGGTCGTGCCGGTGGACGAGGCCGAGGCGCAGGGCGTGAACGACCGGGTGCAGCTCAGCGTCGCGGAGGCCGCGATCCAGGCGCAGCTGCGCCGCAGCGCCATGCTGGGCGGCGCCACGCTGATCGCCCCCGAGACGGTGTTCCTCAGCCACGACACGGTGCTGGGGCGCGACGTGATCGTGGAGCCCAACGTCGTGTTCGGCCCCGGCGTGCGGGTCGCGGAGGGCTGCACCGTGCGGGCCTTCGCGCATCTCACCGAGACCAGCCTGGAGGCGGGCGTGAAGATCGGGCCGTTCGTGCGGCTGCGCGGCCACGCCGTTCTGGAGGCCGGCGCGGAGCTCGGCAATTTCGTCGAGCTGAAGAACGCCCGGATGGGGGCCGGCGCCAAGGCCGCGCACCTCACCTATCTCGGCGACGCGGAGGTCGGCGCCAAGGCCAATATCGGCGCCGGCACGATCACCTGCAATTACGACGGCGTGCTCAAGCACCGGACCACGATCGGCGCGGGCGCTTTCATCGGCTCGAACTCGGCCCTGGTCGCCCCCGTCTCGGTGGGGGAGGGGGCCTACGTCGCCTCCGGCTCGGTGATCACCGACGACGTGCCGGCGGACGCCATGGCGGTGGCCCGGGGCCGGCAGGCGGTGAAGCCGGGCTGGGCCGGGGAGAAGCGCGCGGCGCTGCAGGCCGAGAAGGCGCGGCGCGGCAAGGCGTGA
- the glmS gene encoding glutamine--fructose-6-phosphate transaminase (isomerizing) encodes MCGIVGIVGRDAVAGQVIEALRRLEYRGYDSAGIATLEHGRLARRRASGKLVNLEARLAQEPLTGTIGIGHTRWATHGRPNETNAHPHATKRLAVVHNGIIENFRELKQELEADGVVFETETDTEVVAQLVSRNMDRQMGPVEAVAAALPRLRGAFALGFLFSGEENLLIGARHGAPLAIGFGEGETYLGSDALALAPFTDAITYLDEGDWAILSRGGAEIRDASGATVERARQTIATQAYRIDKGEYRHFMAKEIHEQPEVVGRTLAHYVDMAQGRVALPEALPFDFAKLSRVYITACGTAYYAGLVARYWFEQVARLPVEIDVASEARYREAPLEKDGLTLVISQSGETADTLASLRYAKSKGQHTLSVVNVPTSTIARESSVVMPTLAGPEIGVASTKAFSCQLTVLLCLAIAAGRARGTLDAAGERRLIDGLIKAPGLMAEALTHEAAIEGLAREVAKARDVLYLGRGTSYPMALEGALKLKEISYIHAEGYAAGELKHGPIALIDESVPVIVIAPHDAVFEKTVSNMQEVAARGGRIVLIGDAKGAAEHGLDTLATFTMPALDPTVAPIVYAVPIQLLAYHTAVFMGKDVDQPRNLAKSVTVE; translated from the coding sequence ATGTGCGGCATCGTCGGCATCGTCGGGCGCGACGCGGTGGCGGGGCAGGTGATCGAGGCCCTGCGGCGGCTCGAGTACCGCGGCTACGATTCCGCCGGCATCGCCACCCTGGAGCACGGCCGGCTGGCGCGGCGCCGGGCCTCGGGCAAGCTGGTCAACCTGGAAGCCAGGCTCGCCCAGGAGCCGCTCACCGGCACGATTGGCATCGGCCACACCCGCTGGGCCACCCACGGCCGGCCTAACGAGACCAACGCCCACCCGCACGCCACCAAGCGCTTGGCCGTCGTGCACAACGGCATCATCGAGAACTTCCGCGAGCTCAAGCAGGAGCTGGAGGCCGACGGCGTCGTCTTCGAGACCGAGACCGACACCGAGGTCGTCGCCCAGCTCGTCAGCCGCAACATGGACCGGCAGATGGGGCCGGTGGAGGCCGTGGCCGCCGCCCTGCCGCGGCTGCGCGGCGCCTTCGCGCTGGGCTTCCTCTTCTCCGGCGAGGAGAACCTGCTGATCGGGGCCCGCCACGGCGCGCCGCTGGCCATCGGCTTCGGCGAGGGCGAGACCTACCTGGGCTCCGACGCCCTGGCGCTCGCCCCGTTCACCGACGCGATCACGTATCTCGACGAGGGCGACTGGGCGATCCTGTCCCGCGGCGGCGCCGAGATCCGCGACGCGTCGGGCGCCACGGTCGAGCGCGCCCGGCAGACGATCGCCACGCAGGCCTACCGGATCGACAAGGGCGAGTACCGCCACTTCATGGCCAAGGAGATCCACGAGCAGCCCGAGGTGGTGGGCCGCACGCTCGCCCACTACGTCGACATGGCGCAGGGGCGGGTGGCGCTGCCCGAGGCGCTGCCCTTCGACTTCGCCAAGCTCAGCCGCGTCTACATCACCGCCTGCGGCACGGCCTACTACGCGGGCCTCGTCGCCCGGTACTGGTTCGAGCAGGTGGCGCGCCTGCCGGTGGAGATCGACGTCGCCTCCGAGGCCCGCTACCGCGAGGCGCCGCTGGAGAAGGACGGGCTGACGCTGGTCATCTCGCAGTCGGGCGAGACCGCCGACACGCTGGCCTCCCTGCGCTACGCGAAGTCGAAGGGCCAGCACACGCTGAGCGTGGTCAACGTGCCGACCTCGACGATCGCGCGGGAATCCTCCGTGGTGATGCCGACGCTGGCCGGGCCGGAGATCGGCGTCGCCTCCACCAAGGCGTTCTCGTGCCAGCTCACCGTGCTGCTCTGCCTCGCCATCGCGGCGGGCCGCGCGCGCGGCACCCTCGACGCGGCGGGCGAGCGGCGGCTGATCGACGGCCTGATCAAGGCGCCGGGCCTGATGGCCGAGGCGCTCACCCACGAGGCGGCGATCGAGGGTCTGGCCCGGGAGGTCGCGAAGGCGCGGGACGTGCTCTATCTCGGCCGCGGCACCAGCTACCCGATGGCGCTGGAAGGCGCGCTGAAGCTCAAGGAGATCAGCTACATCCACGCCGAGGGCTACGCGGCGGGCGAGCTGAAGCACGGGCCGATCGCGCTGATCGACGAGAGCGTGCCGGTGATCGTGATCGCGCCGCACGACGCGGTGTTCGAGAAGACCGTCTCGAACATGCAGGAGGTGGCCGCCCGCGGCGGGCGCATCGTGCTGATCGGCGACGCCAAGGGCGCGGCCGAGCACGGGCTCGACACGCTCGCGACCTTCACCATGCCGGCGCTCGACCCGACGGTGGCGCCGATCGTGTACGCGGTGCCGATCCAGCTGCTCGCCTACCACACGGCGGTATTCATGGGGAAAGACGTCGACCAGCCCCGCAATCTCGCCAAGTCGGTCACTGTGGAATAG
- a CDS encoding M20 family metallopeptidase: protein MTAHDTDVLRWLDGQEGAMLALLEELVNIDSGSYDKPGVDAVGIRIAEFLAGHGIPVTTIPVDGYGDALKASVAGSGGGNRPVVLMGHRDTVFPKGEPARRPFRVADGRAYGPGVADMKAGLVMNAFVLAAYHRAGGAPVPLVGLFTSDEEIGSPACRPIIEETARGARAVLNSEPGRPTGNVVTGRKGGVFMHLEVLGRAAHSGGNYADGRSAILELAHKTVALHALTDLDRGTTVNVGLVSGGQSVNTVAPRVTCEIDLRYVTPPDREAAMDRIAAIVAGSTVPDTTAHLTIKGEFLPLVQDEASRALFDTYARVSAEGGNPVTGEFAGGCADSGFTASVGCPTLCAVGPVGGKAHSPEEYLEVGSLVPRARAMAETIAAL, encoded by the coding sequence ATGACCGCCCATGACACCGACGTCCTCCGCTGGCTCGACGGGCAGGAGGGCGCGATGCTGGCGCTCCTCGAGGAATTGGTGAACATCGATTCCGGCTCCTACGACAAGCCGGGCGTCGACGCGGTCGGCATCCGCATCGCGGAGTTCCTCGCCGGCCACGGCATCCCGGTGACCACGATCCCGGTCGACGGCTACGGCGACGCGCTGAAGGCGAGCGTGGCCGGATCGGGCGGCGGCAACCGGCCGGTCGTGCTCATGGGCCACCGCGACACCGTCTTCCCGAAGGGGGAGCCGGCCCGCCGGCCGTTCCGGGTCGCCGACGGCCGCGCCTATGGGCCGGGCGTCGCCGACATGAAGGCGGGCCTCGTGATGAACGCCTTCGTGCTGGCCGCCTATCACCGCGCCGGCGGCGCGCCGGTGCCGCTCGTCGGCCTGTTCACCAGCGACGAGGAGATCGGCTCGCCGGCCTGCCGGCCGATCATCGAGGAGACCGCCCGGGGCGCCCGCGCGGTGCTGAATTCCGAGCCGGGGCGGCCGACCGGCAACGTCGTCACCGGCCGCAAGGGCGGGGTGTTCATGCACCTCGAGGTGCTCGGCAGGGCGGCCCATTCCGGCGGCAACTACGCCGACGGGCGCAGCGCCATCCTAGAGCTCGCCCACAAGACCGTCGCGCTCCACGCGCTGACCGACCTCGACCGCGGCACCACGGTCAATGTCGGCCTGGTCTCCGGCGGCCAGTCGGTGAACACCGTGGCGCCCCGGGTCACCTGCGAGATCGACCTGCGCTACGTGACCCCGCCCGACCGCGAGGCCGCCATGGACCGGATCGCCGCGATCGTGGCCGGATCGACGGTGCCGGACACGACCGCGCATCTCACCATCAAGGGCGAGTTCCTGCCGCTCGTGCAGGACGAGGCCTCGCGGGCGCTGTTCGACACCTACGCAAGGGTGAGCGCGGAGGGCGGCAACCCCGTCACCGGCGAGTTCGCAGGCGGCTGCGCCGATTCGGGCTTCACCGCCAGCGTCGGGTGCCCCACGCTCTGCGCCGTGGGCCCGGTGGGCGGCAAGGCCCACTCGCCCGAGGAGTACCTGGAGGTGGGAAGCCTTGTGCCGCGGGCGCGCGCGATGGCCGAGACCATCGCGGCGCTCTGA
- a CDS encoding aldo/keto reductase, giving the protein MDHRRLGTELTVSALGLGCMGMSYAYGGQPEGEATATLRRAVDLGINLFDTAEMYGPFENEKLVGKALAPVRDRVIIATKFGFKISETGQGPDRIIGVDSRPEHVRAVCDASLRRLGVDVIDLFYQHRVDPAVPIEDTVGAMADLVRAGKVRALGLSEAGAATIRRAHAVHPIAAVQSEYSLWSRDPEAEVLPTCRELGIGFVPYSPLGRGLLTGAIRDRDSLAADDYRRTMPRFAAENLAANQRLLDTLAALARDKGVTPAQLAIAWVLNQGDFIVPIPGARKIRNLEENAAAAGLVLAETDLRAIADAMPAEAVTGDRYGAAGLAMVGL; this is encoded by the coding sequence ATGGATCACCGTCGACTCGGAACCGAACTCACCGTCTCCGCCCTCGGCCTCGGCTGCATGGGCATGAGCTACGCCTATGGCGGCCAGCCCGAGGGTGAGGCCACCGCCACGCTGCGCCGCGCCGTCGACCTCGGCATCAACCTCTTCGACACGGCCGAGATGTACGGCCCCTTCGAGAACGAGAAGCTGGTGGGCAAGGCCCTGGCGCCGGTCCGCGACCGGGTGATCATCGCCACCAAGTTCGGCTTCAAGATCTCCGAGACCGGCCAGGGTCCCGACCGGATCATCGGCGTCGACAGCCGGCCCGAGCACGTCCGGGCGGTCTGCGACGCCTCGCTCCGGCGCCTCGGCGTCGACGTCATCGACCTGTTCTACCAGCACCGGGTGGATCCGGCGGTGCCGATCGAGGACACGGTCGGCGCCATGGCCGATCTCGTGCGGGCCGGCAAGGTACGGGCGCTCGGCCTGTCCGAGGCCGGCGCGGCCACGATCCGGCGGGCCCACGCGGTCCACCCCATCGCCGCCGTGCAGAGCGAGTACTCCCTCTGGAGCCGCGATCCCGAGGCCGAGGTGCTGCCGACCTGCCGTGAACTCGGGATCGGCTTCGTGCCGTACAGCCCCCTGGGGCGCGGACTCCTGACCGGCGCGATCCGCGACCGCGACAGCCTCGCCGCCGACGATTACCGCCGCACGATGCCGCGCTTCGCGGCGGAGAACCTCGCGGCCAACCAGCGGCTGCTCGACACGCTCGCCGCCCTGGCGCGCGACAAGGGCGTCACGCCGGCCCAGCTCGCCATTGCCTGGGTGCTGAACCAGGGCGACTTCATCGTGCCGATTCCGGGCGCCCGCAAGATCCGGAACCTCGAGGAGAACGCGGCGGCGGCCGGTCTCGTCCTGGCCGAGACCGACCTGCGGGCCATCGCGGACGCGATGCCCGCCGAGGCGGTGACCGGCGACCGCTACGGTGCCGCCGGGCTGGCGATGGTCGGTCTCTGA
- a CDS encoding LysR family transcriptional regulator, whose amino-acid sequence MRRADLPALSLFAAVAARRSFRGAARDLGLSVSAVSHAINGLEASLSVRLLARTTRSVAPTEAGQRLLDGLEPALAAIADAVEVATAAERRLTGTLRISVPRSAAEMLLLPLAVAFTRAHPGVEIEIRAQDGFRDIVAEGFDAGVRFAESLDQDMIAVPLGPPQRGAIVAAPDYLARHGTPADPQDLHRHVCVRRRFPSGGLYLWELEKDGIAQSIPVTGTLVLDDDGLVAEAARGGAGLAHLFEAQVAADIAAGRLIRVLDAWCPPFPGFFLYYPSRRQMRPLLRSFVDHVRGR is encoded by the coding sequence GTGAGACGCGCCGACCTCCCCGCCCTGTCGCTCTTCGCCGCGGTCGCGGCGCGCCGGAGTTTCCGCGGCGCCGCACGCGATCTCGGGCTCTCGGTCTCGGCGGTGAGCCACGCGATCAACGGCCTGGAGGCGAGCCTCAGCGTGCGCCTCCTCGCGCGGACGACCCGCAGCGTCGCCCCGACCGAGGCGGGCCAGCGCCTGCTCGACGGTCTCGAGCCCGCCCTCGCGGCGATCGCCGACGCGGTCGAGGTGGCGACCGCCGCGGAGCGGCGGCTCACCGGGACGCTGCGGATCTCGGTGCCGCGGTCGGCCGCCGAGATGCTGCTGCTGCCGCTCGCCGTCGCGTTCACCCGCGCGCATCCGGGCGTCGAGATCGAGATCCGCGCGCAGGACGGCTTCCGCGACATCGTCGCCGAGGGGTTCGATGCCGGCGTCCGCTTCGCCGAGAGCCTGGACCAGGACATGATCGCGGTGCCGCTCGGGCCGCCGCAGCGCGGCGCGATCGTCGCCGCGCCGGACTATCTCGCCCGCCACGGGACGCCCGCGGACCCGCAGGACCTGCACCGGCATGTCTGCGTCCGGCGCCGCTTCCCGAGCGGTGGCCTCTACCTCTGGGAACTCGAGAAGGACGGGATCGCCCAGTCGATCCCGGTCACCGGCACCCTCGTCCTCGACGATGACGGGCTGGTGGCCGAAGCGGCGCGCGGCGGCGCCGGTCTCGCCCACCTCTTCGAGGCGCAGGTGGCGGCCGACATCGCGGCCGGCCGTCTGATCCGGGTCCTCGACGCGTGGTGCCCGCCCTTCCCCGGCTTCTTCCTCTACTACCCGAGCCGCCGCCAGATGCGGCCGCTGCTCCGGAGCTTCGTCGATCACGTCAGGGGCCGCTAG
- a CDS encoding serine hydrolase domain-containing protein yields the protein MTEATGPYWPTDDWAEQDPGAAGLDAGRLADAVAFAQAHESAWPRSLYYPDGRYVGIVEWNETGPWSAVDGPVRPRGGPAGVILKAGRRVAAWGDTARPDMTFSIAKSYLAVLAGLAHDDGLIPDVDAPVRDSVPDPLLDGPHNGAITWSHLLQQSSEWQGTLFGKSDQVDHFRQIGPGADNSRKGEARALRCPGTYYEYNDVRVNLLSYCLMRRFGRALPDVLRERIMDPIGASRDWAWHGYDTAWVAVDGARVQSVPGGGHWGGGLFIGADDHARFGLLVARGGAWNGRQLLSERWIRAMLTPSPTLDSYGYLWWLNRGAAAKPELPASAFSALGAGNNVIWCDPEHDLVAVLRWIDKAALDGFLLRLVAALRP from the coding sequence GTGACCGAAGCGACCGGGCCGTACTGGCCGACGGATGACTGGGCGGAGCAGGACCCGGGTGCGGCGGGGCTCGATGCCGGGCGGCTCGCGGACGCGGTGGCGTTCGCGCAGGCCCACGAGAGCGCGTGGCCGCGCAGCCTGTACTATCCCGACGGGCGCTACGTCGGGATCGTCGAGTGGAACGAGACGGGGCCCTGGAGCGCCGTCGACGGGCCGGTGCGCCCGCGCGGCGGCCCGGCGGGCGTGATCCTGAAGGCCGGCCGGCGCGTCGCCGCCTGGGGCGACACGGCCCGCCCGGACATGACCTTCTCGATCGCCAAGAGCTACCTCGCGGTGCTGGCCGGCCTCGCCCACGACGACGGCCTGATCCCCGACGTCGACGCGCCGGTGCGCGACAGCGTACCCGACCCGCTCCTCGACGGCCCGCACAACGGCGCGATCACGTGGAGCCACCTCCTGCAGCAGTCGAGCGAGTGGCAGGGAACGCTGTTCGGCAAGTCCGATCAGGTCGATCATTTCCGGCAGATCGGCCCGGGCGCCGACAACAGCCGCAAGGGCGAGGCGCGGGCGCTGCGGTGCCCCGGCACCTACTACGAGTACAACGACGTCCGGGTGAACCTGCTGTCGTACTGCCTGATGCGCCGCTTCGGCCGGGCCCTCCCGGACGTGCTCCGCGAGCGGATCATGGATCCGATCGGCGCCTCCCGCGACTGGGCGTGGCACGGCTACGACACGGCCTGGGTCGCGGTCGACGGCGCGCGGGTCCAGTCGGTCCCCGGCGGCGGCCACTGGGGCGGCGGCCTGTTCATCGGGGCCGACGACCACGCCCGCTTCGGTCTCCTCGTCGCCCGCGGCGGCGCCTGGAACGGGCGGCAGCTCCTCTCGGAGCGCTGGATCCGCGCCATGCTGACGCCCTCTCCGACCCTCGACAGCTACGGCTACCTCTGGTGGCTGAACCGCGGCGCGGCCGCCAAGCCGGAACTGCCGGCCTCGGCCTTCAGCGCCCTCGGGGCGGGCAACAACGTGATCTGGTGCGACCCCGAGCACGACCTCGTCGCGGTCCTGCGCTGGATCGACAAGGCGGCCCTCGACGGCTTCCTGCTGCGCCTCGTGGCGGCCCTGCGCCCGTAG
- a CDS encoding FAD:protein FMN transferase, whose product MSAPPPFAPARRRLLVGAAGLAALGGVAAFRAAAASRGLALRTRAGLAFGTTVALTAAGPDPSAVEAALDDGFAAMRAVEAAASLFRADSALARLNRDGSLEAPDPHLLALLRFALALAAETGGAFDPTVQPLWPVWAGAAARGERPGAEALRGALSRVGWRRVRVATDRIVLEPGTALTLNALIQGYAADQVMAAFRARGIDDAFVDTGEFGAAGAHPDGAPWRLGLADPRHPGDIAAVIAPFTGFAATSGDYNMSFSHDRTDHHIFDPATGRSPRGLSSVTVTAPTGLVADGLSTACMVLGRARGADLVAARPGCAVRFTGKG is encoded by the coding sequence ATGAGCGCGCCGCCGCCCTTCGCGCCGGCCCGGCGCCGGCTCCTCGTCGGGGCCGCGGGGCTGGCCGCGCTCGGCGGCGTCGCGGCGTTCCGCGCCGCCGCGGCGTCGCGCGGGCTGGCGCTGCGCACCCGCGCCGGCCTCGCCTTCGGCACCACCGTGGCCCTGACCGCCGCCGGGCCCGACCCGTCCGCGGTCGAGGCTGCGCTCGACGACGGGTTCGCGGCGATGCGCGCCGTGGAGGCGGCCGCCAGCCTGTTCCGGGCCGACAGCGCCCTGGCCCGCCTCAACCGGGACGGGTCCCTCGAGGCGCCCGACCCGCACCTGCTCGCCCTGCTGCGCTTCGCCCTCGCCCTCGCGGCCGAGACCGGCGGCGCCTTCGACCCGACCGTCCAGCCGCTCTGGCCGGTCTGGGCCGGCGCGGCCGCCCGCGGCGAGCGCCCCGGGGCGGAGGCCCTGCGGGGGGCCCTGTCGCGGGTCGGCTGGCGGCGCGTGCGGGTCGCGACGGACCGGATCGTCCTGGAGCCCGGGACGGCCCTGACGCTGAACGCCTTGATACAGGGCTACGCGGCCGACCAGGTCATGGCGGCTTTCCGGGCGCGCGGCATCGACGACGCCTTCGTGGATACCGGCGAGTTCGGCGCCGCCGGCGCGCATCCGGACGGCGCGCCCTGGCGCCTCGGGCTGGCCGATCCCCGCCATCCCGGCGACATCGCCGCCGTCATCGCCCCGTTCACCGGCTTCGCCGCGACCTCGGGCGACTACAACATGAGCTTCTCGCACGACCGCACCGACCACCACATCTTCGACCCGGCCACCGGCCGGTCGCCGCGCGGCCTGTCGTCGGTGACGGTCACTGCGCCGACGGGGCTCGTCGCCGACGGGCTGTCGACCGCCTGCATGGTCCTGGGCCGCGCGCGCGGCGCGGACCTCGTCGCGGCCCGTCCGGGCTGCGCCGTGCGCTTCACCGGGAAGGGCTGA
- a CDS encoding 4Fe-4S binding protein: MLLRAALLLLALLLSTLPARAGQLDRAGVERHFPPPLVVGEKDDRLPVWPILKQQAGSYEVFAYAFESVDLAPIPGFGGTPPDLLIALAPDGTFRDVTVLSHHEPVFLEGLGPEPLLAFVEQYAGLSARQAIRVGRPNARAAGAAPQTTVDGISMATASTRVINQSILASALAVARAKLGFGAANVGLKVEAKLDLYEPLTLADLLARGWVRRLTVTNADAAAAFRGTGVADPSEGPADAVLTDLYVAALDPPSIGRNLLGPARYDALMRELGPGNHAVMVVSAGPEDAPENPVGDRFVLGAVPDRLAIGQAGLIVNARDMAVERRDAGLAEGLPPGPWTILRIDQAAGFDPSAPWVLTETIVRERGQILSEKIARTFTVETVLPADLFTRVRPDDGPSWTDSWRARAPELALIGLMLAVLVPLLSRHRGLVADQRRFPLFRLGFLALTLGFVGWYAQAQLSIVTLVGLVRAATVTHDLAFLLYDPPSLVLWAFALAALVAWGRGTFCGWLCPFGALQELVALLARPLRIRPVAVPPGLDRSLRSLKYVVLAGILGAAAAGSPLADTLSEVEPFKTAITLYFVRAWPFVAYAAGLLVLNLLVYKGFCRYLCPLGAALALLGRVRVLDWIPRRAECGSPCQLCKVRCRYGAIAPSGRVDYAECFQCMECVTIIHDPGQCVPQVVARKRGRRAAHRPVTVG; the protein is encoded by the coding sequence CTGCTCCTGCGCGCCGCGCTGCTCCTTCTCGCCCTGCTCCTGTCGACCCTTCCGGCCCGGGCCGGCCAGCTCGATCGCGCGGGCGTCGAACGCCACTTCCCGCCCCCGCTGGTGGTCGGCGAGAAGGACGACAGGCTCCCGGTCTGGCCGATCCTGAAGCAGCAGGCCGGGTCCTACGAGGTCTTCGCCTACGCGTTCGAATCCGTCGACCTCGCGCCGATCCCTGGCTTCGGGGGCACGCCCCCCGACCTGCTGATCGCGCTCGCCCCCGACGGGACCTTCCGGGACGTGACGGTGCTCTCGCACCACGAGCCGGTCTTCCTCGAGGGGCTCGGCCCGGAGCCGCTCCTCGCCTTCGTCGAGCAGTATGCCGGCCTGTCGGCCCGGCAGGCGATCCGGGTCGGGCGGCCCAACGCGCGGGCCGCCGGCGCCGCGCCGCAGACCACCGTCGACGGCATCTCCATGGCCACCGCCTCGACCCGGGTGATCAACCAGTCCATCCTGGCCTCGGCGCTGGCGGTCGCCCGCGCGAAGCTCGGCTTCGGGGCGGCCAATGTCGGCCTGAAGGTCGAGGCGAAGCTCGACCTCTACGAGCCCCTGACCCTGGCCGACCTCCTCGCCCGGGGCTGGGTCCGGCGGTTAACGGTCACGAACGCGGACGCCGCCGCGGCCTTCCGGGGCACCGGCGTGGCCGATCCGTCCGAGGGTCCGGCCGACGCCGTGCTGACCGACCTCTACGTCGCCGCCCTGGACCCGCCCTCGATCGGCCGCAACCTGCTGGGGCCGGCGCGCTACGACGCGCTCATGCGCGAGCTCGGTCCCGGCAACCACGCCGTGATGGTCGTCAGCGCCGGGCCGGAGGACGCGCCCGAGAACCCGGTCGGCGACCGGTTCGTGCTGGGCGCCGTCCCCGACCGGCTGGCGATCGGCCAGGCCGGCCTGATCGTGAACGCGCGCGACATGGCGGTGGAGCGCCGCGACGCCGGCCTCGCCGAGGGGCTGCCGCCCGGCCCCTGGACGATCCTGCGGATCGACCAGGCCGCCGGCTTCGACCCGTCCGCGCCCTGGGTGCTGACCGAGACGATCGTCCGCGAGCGCGGGCAGATCCTGTCGGAGAAGATCGCCCGGACCTTCACGGTCGAGACCGTCCTGCCCGCCGACCTGTTCACGCGGGTCCGGCCCGATGACGGGCCGAGCTGGACCGACTCCTGGCGGGCCCGGGCGCCCGAACTCGCGCTGATCGGGCTGATGCTCGCGGTGCTGGTGCCGCTCCTGAGCCGCCATCGCGGGCTGGTGGCGGACCAGCGCCGCTTCCCCCTCTTCCGCCTCGGCTTCCTGGCGCTGACCCTCGGCTTCGTCGGCTGGTACGCGCAGGCGCAACTCTCGATCGTGACCCTCGTCGGCCTCGTGCGGGCCGCCACCGTGACCCACGACCTCGCCTTCCTGCTCTACGACCCGCCCTCGCTGGTGCTCTGGGCCTTCGCGCTGGCCGCCCTGGTGGCCTGGGGGCGCGGCACGTTCTGCGGCTGGCTCTGCCCCTTCGGCGCGCTGCAGGAACTCGTCGCGCTGCTCGCCCGGCCGCTGCGCATCCGCCCGGTCGCGGTGCCGCCCGGCCTCGACCGGTCGCTGCGGTCGCTGAAATACGTCGTGCTCGCCGGCATCCTCGGTGCCGCCGCCGCGGGGTCGCCCCTCGCCGACACCCTGTCCGAGGTCGAGCCGTTCAAGACCGCCATCACCCTGTACTTCGTCCGGGCGTGGCCGTTCGTTGCCTACGCGGCCGGGCTGCTGGTGCTCAACCTGCTCGTCTACAAGGGCTTCTGCCGCTACCTGTGCCCGCTCGGCGCCGCCCTCGCCCTCCTCGGGCGGGTCCGCGTCCTCGACTGGATCCCGCGCCGGGCGGAGTGCGGCTCGCCGTGCCAGCTCTGCAAGGTCCGCTGCCGCTACGGCGCCATCGCGCCCTCCGGCCGGGTCGACTACGCCGAGTGCTTCCAGTGCATGGAGTGCGTGACGATCATCCACGATCCCGGGCAGTGCGTGCCGCAGGTCGTGGCGCGCAAGCGGGGCCGCCGCGCCGCGCACCGGCCGGTGACCGTCGGATGA